One segment of Brassica napus cultivar Da-Ae chromosome C3, Da-Ae, whole genome shotgun sequence DNA contains the following:
- the LOC125584094 gene encoding uncharacterized protein LOC125584094 yields MNHCNFQQNAAFMSREETMGFDRNDLVVCPKPRRVGLLANNLILPFKLHMSQAATDLCDSKAGAELLDIIRRKEDDNGTVSSSPPYFHGSPPSRAVNPLAQDARFRDEKLSPLSPNSPFLQPNSETGSPSSSSSSRGCVRMKFGLKPPAVRVEGFDCLNRDRQSSSIPAMA; encoded by the exons atgaaTCATTGCAACTTCCAGCAGAACGCCGCCTTCATGTCTCGCGAGGAGACGATGGGATTTGATCGTAATGACCTCGTCGTGTGTCCTAAGCCCCGGCGTGTCGGCTTACTCGCTAACAATCTTATTCTCCCTTTCAAATTACATATGAG CCAAGCTGCTACTGATTTGTGTGACTCTAAAGCTGGTGCCGAGCTCTTAGACATCATTCGTAGAAAG GAAGACGATAATGGAACAGTATCTTCGTCTCCACCGTATTTTCACGGTTCACCTCCAAGCAGAGCAGTGAACCCATTAGCCCAAGATGCTCGCTTTCGTGATGAGAAACTCAGTCCACTCTCGCCCAACTCTCCTTTCCTTCAGCCCAATTCAGAAACCGGGTccccatcatcttcttcttcgtctcgtGGTTGCGTTAGGATGAAGTTTGGTCTCAAACCACCTGCAGTTAGAGTAGAAGGGTTCGATTGCTTGAACCGTGACCGCCAAAGCTCGAGCATCCCTGCCATGGCTTAG
- the LOC106433100 gene encoding 40S ribosomal protein S7-3 isoform X1: MIGYNSLSWYFIFNIVKMFSAQNKIKKDKNAEPTECDVQVAQALFDLENTNQELKSELKDLYINQAVNMDIAGNRKAIVIYVPFRLRKAFRKIHPRLVRELEKKFSGKDVIFVATRRIMRPPKKGAAVQRPRNRTLTSVHEAMLEDVAYPAEIVGKRTRYRLDGSKVMKVYLEAKERNNTEYKLETMVGVYRKLTGKDVTFEYPVEA, translated from the exons ATGATTGGATACAACAGCTTAAGTTGGTATTTCATTTTTA ATATTGTGAAGATGTTCTCCGCTCAGAACAAGATCAAGAAGGACAAGAATGCCGAGCCGACAGAATGCGACGTGCAAGTTGCTCAG gctTTGTTTGATTTGGAGAACACCAACCAGGAGTTGAAAAGCGAGCTGAAAGATCTTTACATCAACCAAGCTGT TAACATGGACATCGCTGGAAACCGCAAGGCTATTGTGATTTACGTCCCATTCAGATTGAGGAAAGCCTTCCGCAAGATCCACCCCCGTCTCGTCagagagctcgagaagaagtTCAGTGGAAAG GATGTTATCTTTGTTGCCACAAGAAGGATCATGCGTCCTCCCAAGAAGGGTGCTGCTGTTCAGAGGCCACGCAACAGAACTCTAACCTCTGTTCACGAAGCAATGCTCGAGGATGTTGCCTACCCTGCTGAGATCGTTGGAAAACGTACTCGTTACCGTCTTGATGGATCCAAAGTCATGAAG GTGTATTTGGAGGCCAAGGAAAGGAACAACACAGAGTACAAGCTCGAGACTATGGTTGGTGTGTACCGTAAACTTACTGGAAAGGATGTCACTTTTGAGTACCCGGTCGAAGCTTGA
- the LOC106433100 gene encoding 40S ribosomal protein S7-3 isoform X2, producing MFSAQNKIKKDKNAEPTECDVQVAQALFDLENTNQELKSELKDLYINQAVNMDIAGNRKAIVIYVPFRLRKAFRKIHPRLVRELEKKFSGKDVIFVATRRIMRPPKKGAAVQRPRNRTLTSVHEAMLEDVAYPAEIVGKRTRYRLDGSKVMKVYLEAKERNNTEYKLETMVGVYRKLTGKDVTFEYPVEA from the exons ATGTTCTCCGCTCAGAACAAGATCAAGAAGGACAAGAATGCCGAGCCGACAGAATGCGACGTGCAAGTTGCTCAG gctTTGTTTGATTTGGAGAACACCAACCAGGAGTTGAAAAGCGAGCTGAAAGATCTTTACATCAACCAAGCTGT TAACATGGACATCGCTGGAAACCGCAAGGCTATTGTGATTTACGTCCCATTCAGATTGAGGAAAGCCTTCCGCAAGATCCACCCCCGTCTCGTCagagagctcgagaagaagtTCAGTGGAAAG GATGTTATCTTTGTTGCCACAAGAAGGATCATGCGTCCTCCCAAGAAGGGTGCTGCTGTTCAGAGGCCACGCAACAGAACTCTAACCTCTGTTCACGAAGCAATGCTCGAGGATGTTGCCTACCCTGCTGAGATCGTTGGAAAACGTACTCGTTACCGTCTTGATGGATCCAAAGTCATGAAG GTGTATTTGGAGGCCAAGGAAAGGAACAACACAGAGTACAAGCTCGAGACTATGGTTGGTGTGTACCGTAAACTTACTGGAAAGGATGTCACTTTTGAGTACCCGGTCGAAGCTTGA